One window of the Penaeus vannamei isolate JL-2024 chromosome 31, ASM4276789v1, whole genome shotgun sequence genome contains the following:
- the LOC138867571 gene encoding uncharacterized abhydrolase domain-containing protein DDB_G0269086-like has translation MTDSRKKRAWTTEGRKKKSMDDGQQEEEDRAWTTEGRKKSMDDGLREEKSMDDGRHRKKSMDDGQQEEERSMDVLRKRKEAAARREHELEVESDGLKAQLAAAARLAEEQEAKSDGLKAQLAAAARLAEEQEAESDGLKAQLAAAARLAEEQEAESDGLKAQLAAAARLAEEQEAKSDGLKAQLAAAARLAEEQEAESDGLKAQLADAARLAEEQEAESDGLKAQLADAARLAEEQEAESDGLKAQLAAAARLAEEQEAESDGLKAQLAAAARLAEEQEAESDGLKAQLAAAARLAEEQEAESDDLKAQLAAAARLAEEQEAESDDLKAQLAAAARLAEEQEAESDDLKAQLAAAARLAEEQEAESDGLKAQLAAAARLAEEQEAESDDLKAQLADAARLAEEQEAKSDDLKAQLAAAARLAEEQEAKSDGLKAQLAAAARLAEEQEAKSDDFKAQLAAAARRGEELEAKSSSSTSPSSHEKQKARERLR, from the exons atgacggacagcaggaagaaaagagcatggacgacggaaggcaggaagaagaagagcatggatgacggacagcaggaagaagaggatagagcatggacgacggaaggcaggaagaagagcatggatgacggactgcgggaagagaagagcatggacgacggacggcacaggaagaagagcatggatgacggacagcaggaagaagagaggagcatGGACG tcctgaggaagaggaaggaagctgCCGCCCGTCGGGAGCACGAGCTGGAGGTCGAGTCCGACGGCCTCAAGGCCCAGCTTGCTGCTGCTGCACGACTtgcagaggagcaggaggccaagtccgacggcctcaaggcccagcttgctgctgctgcacgacttgcagaggagcaggaggccgagtccgacggcctcaaggcccagcttgctgctgctgcacgacttgcagaggagcaggaggccgagtccgacggcctcaaggcccagcttgctgctgctgcacgacttgcagaggagcaggaggccaagtccgacggcctcaaggcccagcttgctgctgctgcacgacttgcagaggagcaggaggccgaGTCCGACGGCCTCAAGGCCCAGCTGGCTGATGCTGCACGACTtgcagaggagcaggaggccgaGTCCGACGGCCTCAAGGCCCAGCTGGCTGATGCTGCACGACTtgcagaggagcaggaggccgagtccgacggcctcaaggcccagcttgctgctgctgcacgacttgcagaggagcaggaggccgagtccgacggcctcaaggcccagcttgctgctgctgcacgacttgcagaggagcaggaggccgagtccgacggcctcaaggcccagcttgctgctgctgcacgacttgcagaggagcaggaggccgagtccgacgacctcaaggcccagctggctgctgctgcacgacttgcagaggagcaggaggccgagtccgacgacctcaaggcccagcttgctgctgctgcacgacttgcagaggagcaggaggccgagtccgacgacctcaaggcccagcttgctgctgctgcacgacttgcagaggagcaggaggccgagtccgacggcctcaaggcccagctggctgctgctgcacgacttgcagaggagcaggaggccgaGTCCGACGACCTCAAGGCCCAGCTTGCTGATGCTGCACGACTtgcagaggagcaggaggccaagtccgacgacctcaaggcccagctggctgctgctgcacgacttgcagaggagcaggaggccaagtccgacggcctcaaggcccagctggctgctgctgcacgacttgcagaggagcaggaggccaAGTCCGACGACTTCAAGGCCCAACTGGCTGCTGCTGCACGACGTGGAGAGGAGCTGGAGGCCAAGTCGTCATCCTCCACATCTCCCTCTAGCCATGAAAAACAGAAAGCCAGAGAACGACTCCGATaa